The following are encoded in a window of Methanobrevibacter ruminantium M1 genomic DNA:
- the uvrB gene encoding excinuclease ABC subunit UvrB yields MKEFKLKSPYKPLGDQPQAIESLSNGIKEGFHEQTLLGVTGSGKTYTMANIIQNVQKPTLIISHNKTLAAQLYEEFKVFFPDNAVEYFVSYYDYYQPEAYVPRTDTFIDKEASINEDIDIMRHSATQSLLSRDDVIVVSSVSCIYGIGSPEDYGEFAFSINVGDIYDRGDILRKLIFMQYERNDIAFERGQFRVRGDVIEINPVHGTPPIRIELFGDEIDAISLINPVTGMREESINRYVIFPAKHFVVGADRMDQALKDIEAELQSRLNELNLEGKYLEAQRLEQRTRFDLEMLREMGYCPGIENYSMHLSGRNWGDMPYSLLKYFPDDYLTIIDESHVTVPQIRGMYNGDRARKETLVNYGFRLPSAKENRPLRFDEFEASQNQVLYVSATPGPYELSRSKNVVEQIIRPTGLVDPKITIRPVKGQVEDLLGEVRRKVEHDQRILVTTLTKRMAEDLTDYYAKIGIKVRYLHSEIDTLERVEIIDDLRRGEFDVLVGVNLLREGLDLPEVGLVAILDADKEGFLRSETSLIQTIGRAARNVDGEVLMYVDEMTDSVRNAVDITNKRRKLQMAYNEKYNITPKTTQRTLKEKKLADRAPSRDDLRGMPKDELKLLIKDLEAEMREAANNLEFEKAASLRDQIVALKSIKK; encoded by the coding sequence TTGAAAGAATTCAAACTGAAATCACCATATAAGCCTCTTGGAGACCAGCCACAAGCTATCGAATCATTATCAAACGGAATCAAAGAGGGATTCCACGAACAGACCTTGCTAGGAGTGACAGGCTCCGGCAAAACTTATACCATGGCAAACATTATACAAAACGTACAGAAGCCAACTCTTATCATATCACATAACAAGACCCTTGCTGCACAGCTTTATGAAGAATTCAAGGTCTTTTTCCCAGATAATGCAGTTGAATACTTTGTCAGCTACTACGACTATTACCAGCCTGAGGCATATGTCCCTAGAACAGACACTTTCATCGACAAGGAAGCCTCAATAAACGAGGACATAGACATAATGAGGCATTCTGCCACACAGTCTCTCCTATCTCGTGACGATGTCATCGTAGTAAGCAGCGTATCCTGCATCTACGGAATAGGTTCCCCTGAAGACTATGGGGAGTTTGCATTCTCCATAAATGTCGGAGACATCTACGACCGTGGAGATATACTTAGAAAGCTGATCTTTATGCAATATGAAAGAAATGACATTGCATTTGAAAGAGGTCAGTTTAGGGTAAGAGGAGATGTTATCGAAATAAACCCTGTTCATGGAACTCCCCCAATAAGAATCGAGCTCTTCGGAGATGAAATAGATGCAATAAGCCTCATAAACCCAGTGACTGGGATGAGAGAGGAAAGCATAAATAGGTATGTAATATTTCCAGCAAAGCACTTTGTAGTAGGTGCAGACAGAATGGATCAAGCCCTTAAGGACATAGAAGCAGAGCTTCAATCAAGGCTCAATGAGCTGAACCTTGAGGGCAAGTATCTTGAAGCTCAAAGGCTTGAGCAAAGGACAAGATTCGATTTAGAGATGCTTCGGGAGATGGGATACTGTCCAGGAATCGAAAACTATTCCATGCACCTTTCAGGGAGAAACTGGGGAGACATGCCTTATTCCCTTCTTAAATACTTCCCAGATGACTATCTTACAATAATAGACGAGTCCCACGTAACCGTTCCCCAGATTAGGGGAATGTACAATGGAGACAGAGCAAGAAAGGAAACACTTGTAAACTATGGATTCCGCCTTCCATCAGCAAAGGAAAACAGGCCACTTAGATTTGATGAGTTTGAAGCAAGCCAAAACCAGGTATTATATGTTTCAGCAACACCAGGGCCTTATGAGCTATCAAGAAGCAAGAATGTGGTAGAACAGATCATCCGTCCAACAGGGCTTGTTGACCCTAAAATAACAATAAGACCAGTTAAGGGACAGGTTGAAGACCTCCTAGGAGAAGTAAGGCGAAAGGTGGAGCATGACCAAAGAATACTTGTAACCACTTTGACAAAAAGAATGGCCGAAGACCTGACCGACTATTATGCAAAGATTGGAATCAAGGTAAGATACCTTCATTCAGAGATTGATACCCTGGAAAGGGTTGAAATAATAGACGACCTAAGAAGGGGAGAGTTTGATGTCCTTGTAGGAGTAAACCTCCTAAGGGAAGGACTTGACCTGCCAGAGGTAGGCCTTGTAGCGATTCTGGATGCAGATAAGGAAGGATTTTTACGCTCTGAGACATCCCTTATTCAGACAATAGGAAGGGCTGCAAGAAACGTAGACGGAGAGGTATTGATGTATGTTGATGAGATGACTGATTCAGTCAGGAATGCAGTGGACATTACAAACAAGAGAAGAAAGCTGCAGATGGCATACAATGAGAAGTATAATATCACTCCAAAGACCACACAAAGAACCCTTAAGGAGAAGAAGCTTGCCGACAGAGCCCCATCAAGAGATGACTTAAGAGGCATGCCTAAAGATGAACTTAAGCTATTGATTAAGGACCTTGAAGCAGAAATGAGAGAGGCTGCTAATAATCTTGAGTTCGAGAAGGCCGCCAGCTTGAGAGATCAGATTGTTGCCTTAAAGAGCATTAAAAAATAG
- the aroD gene encoding type I 3-dehydroquinate dehydratase: MYSETKIAIPIFQKKKEDVISVAQDCIIKGADILELRIDGMENPNPKLVREIIEEINFPIIATNRTTREGGFFKGTDKDRIAILRECADVADFVDVELQTNRKLIESITETGVKTIISYHNFKQTPDLDFLIDIVNQEKELGDIAKIAVMPNNLEDTLTVLAILSHFDDTVAISMGELGSYTRVIASKFNAPFTFAVANDTTAPGQIDIDTMRVLLNSDLINTDEFENNE; this comes from the coding sequence GTGTATAGCGAAACCAAAATAGCAATTCCAATATTTCAAAAGAAAAAGGAAGATGTGATATCTGTTGCTCAAGACTGCATCATAAAAGGTGCAGATATTCTTGAACTACGAATAGACGGCATGGAAAATCCTAATCCAAAGCTAGTAAGGGAGATTATTGAAGAGATAAACTTTCCAATAATTGCAACAAACAGAACAACAAGGGAAGGAGGATTCTTCAAGGGCACCGATAAGGACAGGATAGCCATATTAAGAGAATGTGCAGATGTGGCAGACTTTGTTGACGTTGAACTTCAGACAAACCGAAAGCTTATTGAATCCATTACAGAAACTGGAGTAAAAACAATCATTTCCTATCATAACTTTAAGCAGACCCCTGATTTGGACTTTTTGATTGACATTGTAAATCAGGAAAAAGAGCTTGGAGACATTGCAAAGATAGCCGTTATGCCAAATAACTTAGAAGACACTCTTACTGTTCTAGCGATTCTATCTCACTTTGATGACACTGTAGCGATTTCAATGGGAGAATTAGGAAGTTATACAAGGGTTATTGCATCTAAATTCAATGCCCCTTTCACATTTGCTGTGGCTAATGACACTACAGCCCCTGGACAGATAGACATTGATACAATGAGGGTCTTGCTAAATAGTGACTTGATCAATACTGATGAATTTGAGAACAATGAATAA
- the sucD gene encoding succinate--CoA ligase subunit alpha yields MIILDENVKCLVQGITGKQGSFHTEQMLKYNTKIVAGVTPGKGGQEILGVPVFDSIEEAKENTDVNASIIFVPAPFAKDAAFESIDHLDLVIIITRATFPIHDTMEIMAYAKAKGVTVIGPNTPGVISPKVGKLGIMPTHIFSEGTVGVISRSGTLTYEIASQLSRAEIGQSTCVGIGGDPVIGTPYIEVLQMFEDDPETTEIVLIGEIGGSAEEDAAAYIKENITKPVVAYIAGISAPPGKRMGHAGAIIAGNSGTAKSKMEALESAGVKVARKPSEIVEYIKEIRGE; encoded by the coding sequence ATGATAATTTTAGATGAAAATGTAAAATGTTTAGTTCAAGGAATTACTGGAAAACAAGGTTCATTCCACACTGAACAGATGTTAAAATACAATACAAAAATCGTAGCAGGAGTAACTCCAGGTAAAGGCGGACAAGAGATTCTAGGAGTTCCTGTTTTTGATTCCATTGAGGAAGCTAAGGAAAATACTGATGTGAATGCTTCAATTATCTTTGTGCCAGCGCCATTTGCTAAGGATGCTGCCTTTGAATCAATTGACCATTTGGATCTTGTAATTATAATTACCAGAGCCACATTCCCTATCCATGACACCATGGAAATCATGGCTTATGCAAAGGCTAAGGGAGTGACTGTCATAGGACCTAACACTCCAGGAGTAATCTCTCCTAAAGTGGGCAAGCTTGGAATCATGCCAACCCATATTTTCTCAGAAGGAACTGTTGGTGTCATCTCTAGAAGCGGTACCTTGACCTATGAGATTGCAAGTCAATTGAGCCGTGCAGAAATCGGACAGAGCACTTGTGTAGGAATTGGCGGAGACCCTGTTATCGGTACCCCTTACATTGAAGTCTTGCAGATGTTTGAAGACGATCCTGAAACCACTGAAATAGTCTTAATCGGTGAGATCGGAGGATCTGCTGAAGAGGATGCTGCAGCATACATTAAGGAAAACATTACAAAGCCTGTCGTTGCATACATTGCAGGTATCTCTGCACCTCCTGGAAAGAGGATGGGTCACGCAGGAGCTATCATTGCAGGTAATTCTGGAACTGCTAAAAGTAAAATGGAAGCTTTGGAATCTGCTGGTGTAAAGGTTGCTCGCAAGCCTTCTGAAATCGTAGAATACATTAAGGAAATTCGTGGAGAATAA
- the hmgA gene encoding hydroxymethylglutaryl-CoA reductase (NADPH) — protein MDKEEIINKLMAGEMKLYQIDKFTENATEALDIRREFIERHSNCELNQIANYTLDMEKAFSKNIENPIGTVQVPIGVVGPLKINGEHADDEFFVPLATSEGALLASVNRGCSAITASGGVNARVIGDKMTRAPVIKTDSVVEAVKVKSWFETKFDELKSIAESTTSHGKLVKIDPIIIVGNYVYPRFVYSTGDSMGMNMVTIATEKVLSKLYDDLGVHAIALSGNLCVDKKPAAINLVEGRGKTVVADILIPEEIVKSKLKTTAKAMEEVNIAKNLIGSAAAGSMAFNAHFANMIGAIFLATGQDEAHVVEGSLGITTAEDRDGDLYFAVSMPDLPIATIGGGTRLETASEGLSIIDCLGSGKVNKFAEIVISTVLAGELSLVGALAAGHLAKAHQELGR, from the coding sequence ATGGACAAGGAAGAAATCATTAATAAACTAATGGCTGGTGAAATGAAGCTTTATCAGATTGATAAATTCACAGAAAATGCTACAGAGGCTTTGGATATTAGAAGGGAATTTATAGAAAGACATTCCAATTGTGAGCTTAATCAGATAGCCAATTACACTTTGGATATGGAAAAGGCATTTTCCAAAAACATTGAAAACCCTATAGGAACCGTTCAAGTACCTATTGGAGTTGTCGGCCCATTAAAAATCAATGGGGAACATGCAGATGATGAATTCTTTGTTCCTTTAGCCACATCTGAAGGCGCTTTGCTTGCTTCAGTCAATAGGGGCTGCTCTGCTATTACAGCATCTGGAGGAGTCAATGCAAGAGTGATTGGAGATAAGATGACTAGGGCTCCTGTTATAAAGACAGATTCTGTTGTAGAGGCCGTTAAGGTAAAATCATGGTTTGAGACTAAGTTTGATGAGCTAAAATCCATTGCAGAGTCCACCACAAGCCATGGAAAGCTGGTGAAGATAGATCCTATCATAATCGTTGGAAACTATGTCTATCCTAGATTCGTATACTCTACAGGAGACAGCATGGGAATGAATATGGTTACAATAGCTACAGAAAAGGTTCTCTCTAAGTTATATGATGATTTGGGAGTTCATGCGATTGCATTAAGCGGAAATCTTTGTGTGGATAAGAAGCCTGCTGCAATCAACCTTGTTGAAGGAAGGGGAAAGACTGTAGTTGCAGACATATTGATTCCAGAGGAAATAGTAAAATCCAAGCTTAAGACAACTGCAAAGGCAATGGAAGAGGTAAACATTGCAAAGAACCTGATTGGATCTGCTGCAGCAGGAAGCATGGCTTTCAATGCACACTTTGCTAATATGATTGGTGCAATATTCTTGGCAACTGGTCAGGATGAGGCCCATGTTGTGGAAGGTTCCCTTGGAATAACAACAGCAGAGGACAGGGATGGAGACTTGTATTTTGCTGTAAGCATGCCGGACTTACCTATTGCAACAATTGGCGGTGGAACAAGGCTTGAAACAGCAAGCGAAGGATTAAGCATTATTGATTGTTTAGGTTCAGGCAAGGTCAATAAGTTTGCAGAGATTGTTATTTCAACTGTTCTTGCAGGTGAATTATCTTTAGTTGGAGCTTTAGCAGCTGGACATTTGGCTAAAGCACATCAAGAACTAGGCAGATAG
- a CDS encoding DUF116 domain-containing protein, with product MLLHEQAFQLIGESIVVLVVLIIIILIIALILGIILLRRNKLVFPSLIIFVVNVFYSPLKSLANFLRLDDALVDHIGIEVRNKVNKPKFDQIPPEEKIIVLPHCLRSRDCEASLKESGIKCTFCGKCAIGTIKSKAEPMGYKVFIVPGSSFVKKIIEQNKFKSVVGVACHVDLNQTMMALSDFYPQGVLLSTSGCFETRVDVSKVLSTIGYYEYKEKNKSIDDEKDDSEDIGRIKPS from the coding sequence ATGTTATTGCATGAACAGGCATTCCAGTTGATAGGTGAATCTATAGTTGTTTTAGTGGTTCTTATAATCATCATACTAATTATAGCCTTAATACTTGGAATCATACTCCTTAGAAGAAACAAATTGGTATTTCCTTCACTCATTATCTTTGTTGTGAATGTATTCTATTCCCCTTTGAAGAGTTTGGCTAATTTCTTAAGATTGGATGACGCTTTGGTTGACCATATTGGAATAGAGGTGAGGAATAAGGTAAATAAGCCAAAGTTTGACCAGATTCCTCCTGAAGAGAAGATAATCGTTCTTCCACATTGTCTTAGGTCTAGAGACTGTGAGGCAAGCCTTAAGGAAAGCGGAATCAAATGCACATTCTGTGGAAAGTGTGCAATAGGAACTATCAAGTCAAAGGCAGAGCCTATGGGATATAAGGTGTTTATTGTACCTGGATCCAGCTTTGTAAAGAAGATAATAGAGCAAAACAAGTTCAAGTCAGTTGTAGGGGTTGCCTGCCATGTAGATTTGAACCAGACCATGATGGCACTTTCAGACTTCTATCCTCAGGGAGTTCTTTTATCCACTTCTGGCTGTTTTGAGACAAGAGTGGATGTCTCTAAGGTCTTAAGCACAATTGGGTATTATGAGTATAAGGAAAAAAATAAATCCATTGATGATGAAAAGGACGACTCTGAAGACATAGGTAGGATAAAACCTAGTTAA
- a CDS encoding DUF367 family protein, whose translation MKVTVFHANECDKKKCTAFKMEKQGKCRIVYKIHQIPRGAVVLNPFSEKAVSFEDRGLVEDKGVVGLDCSWNKVSKSASFFSLSKYHRSLPFLIAANPVNFGKPCILSTNEAIAATFYITGFKEEANHIMDGFKWGHSFIELNYDLLEAYSSVKTSAEVVEIQNEFLAAHEK comes from the coding sequence ATGAAAGTCACTGTTTTTCATGCAAACGAATGCGATAAGAAGAAATGCACAGCCTTTAAGATGGAAAAGCAAGGAAAGTGCAGAATAGTCTATAAGATTCATCAGATTCCTCGTGGTGCAGTTGTATTGAATCCATTTAGCGAAAAAGCAGTATCCTTTGAAGATAGGGGGCTTGTAGAGGATAAGGGAGTTGTAGGACTTGACTGCTCCTGGAATAAGGTGTCAAAGTCTGCTAGTTTCTTCTCCTTGTCAAAGTATCACAGATCCCTTCCTTTCCTTATTGCTGCAAATCCGGTTAATTTCGGCAAGCCATGCATATTGTCAACAAATGAGGCGATAGCTGCCACATTCTATATAACTGGATTCAAGGAAGAGGCTAATCATATTATGGATGGATTTAAATGGGGCCATTCATTTATTGAACTAAATTATGACTTGCTTGAGGCTTATAGCTCTGTAAAAACAAGTGCTGAAGTTGTGGAGATACAGAATGAGTTCTTGGCTGCTCATGAGAAATGA
- a CDS encoding 50S ribosomal protein L40e: protein MARFEEAENRMFNVKICLKCNARNPAGATTCRKCGYKGLRFKAKEPRG from the coding sequence ATGGCAAGATTTGAAGAAGCAGAAAACAGAATGTTCAATGTAAAAATCTGTTTAAAATGTAACGCACGTAATCCTGCTGGAGCTACCACCTGTAGAAAATGTGGTTACAAAGGTTTAAGATTCAAAGCTAAAGAACCTAGAGGATAG
- a CDS encoding geranylgeranylglyceryl/heptaprenylglyceryl phosphate synthase, translating into MENVEQHLKEILKTRKIHLTLIDPDEQSPDEAVNIAKEAIAGGSDGIMVGGSTVDTAALDGTCKALSENIDNPIILFPGNINGASKYADAIFFMSYLNSNNPYWIIGAQALAAPAVNKTGIEKIPMGYVVAEPGGTVGWVGDAKLIPRNKPKIPAIYAMAAENLGMRFFYIEAGSGADQPIPPEMVAYTKRATSDIVLVVGGGIRDGIAAYTAAKAGADIVVTGTVVEETSDVKGKIQEIVAGVRKASE; encoded by the coding sequence ATGGAAAATGTTGAGCAACATCTTAAAGAAATTTTAAAGACTCGCAAAATTCATTTAACTTTAATAGATCCTGATGAACAAAGCCCAGATGAAGCTGTCAATATAGCTAAAGAGGCTATTGCAGGAGGCAGTGACGGCATTATGGTAGGGGGCTCCACTGTAGACACTGCTGCTCTTGACGGAACCTGTAAAGCCTTATCTGAAAATATAGACAATCCGATTATACTCTTCCCTGGAAACATCAATGGAGCAAGCAAGTATGCAGATGCAATATTCTTCATGAGCTATCTCAATTCAAACAATCCTTACTGGATTATTGGAGCTCAAGCATTAGCTGCACCTGCAGTGAATAAGACAGGAATAGAAAAGATTCCAATGGGATATGTTGTTGCAGAGCCTGGCGGAACTGTGGGCTGGGTTGGAGATGCAAAGCTTATTCCAAGAAACAAGCCAAAGATTCCAGCTATCTATGCTATGGCAGCTGAAAACTTAGGAATGAGGTTTTTCTATATTGAAGCAGGATCTGGTGCAGATCAGCCTATTCCTCCTGAAATGGTTGCATATACAAAAAGGGCAACCAGCGACATAGTTCTTGTTGTGGGAGGGGGAATCCGTGACGGCATAGCAGCTTATACAGCAGCTAAGGCCGGTGCAGACATTGTTGTTACAGGAACTGTTGTAGAAGAAACTTCAGATGTTAAAGGTAAAATCCAAGAAATAGTCGCAGGAGTTCGCAAAGCTTCTGAATAG
- a CDS encoding DNA double-strand break repair nuclease NurA, giving the protein MLNSLYTEAINKKGQLKEPLEELNESKIDLESKWNDTPIIPSKSNHIIAAGDGSYNKKKYLNFNFYAVAAESLIYNPTKEENKLSSIESVELDIMPHQSFLEDRLRNMMSIFEIKTAIKTFREYEIDYYLDDGSILGDLIRPIPLETISFEKKQEIIDSAYLKIKKGYENMDSDISSLNYKEEFKEFFDDEEIDEHDLIRLLENLENLIALKYLLENRKKIIAISKTSSSNELFYANIPDMAILDRFTRKEGFSKAYYRKVSYKVKHDFPIENEFFRNLGFTTVFARLKDYKNIIKIEFPYYIDDDEEIKNILSILKDNSTEGYPYLLKKAHKDVVISNQNMTSLSNVIGFLDKSGREMLD; this is encoded by the coding sequence ATGTTAAATTCATTATATACTGAAGCCATCAATAAGAAAGGCCAACTGAAAGAGCCTCTTGAAGAGCTTAATGAAAGCAAGATAGATTTGGAGTCAAAATGGAATGATACGCCTATCATCCCCTCTAAATCAAATCATATAATAGCTGCAGGTGACGGAAGCTATAACAAGAAGAAATACCTGAACTTCAATTTCTATGCAGTTGCAGCGGAATCATTGATTTATAATCCCACTAAGGAGGAGAATAAGCTATCCTCTATAGAGTCTGTTGAATTGGACATAATGCCACACCAATCCTTCTTGGAAGACCGATTGAGAAACATGATGAGCATATTTGAAATCAAGACAGCAATCAAGACCTTTAGGGAATATGAAATCGATTATTATTTAGATGACGGCTCAATATTGGGAGATCTTATTAGGCCAATTCCTCTTGAGACCATCTCCTTTGAAAAGAAACAGGAAATTATTGATTCTGCCTATCTAAAGATTAAAAAAGGCTATGAAAATATGGACTCTGACATATCATCATTGAATTATAAGGAAGAGTTTAAGGAATTCTTTGATGATGAGGAGATTGATGAGCATGACTTAATTAGGCTTTTAGAGAACTTAGAGAACTTGATAGCATTGAAATATCTTTTGGAAAACAGAAAGAAGATTATTGCAATATCAAAGACCTCATCAAGCAATGAGCTTTTCTATGCTAACATTCCAGATATGGCAATTCTAGACCGATTCACAAGAAAGGAAGGCTTTTCTAAAGCCTATTATAGGAAGGTTTCATATAAAGTCAAGCATGACTTTCCAATAGAGAATGAGTTTTTCCGCAATCTTGGCTTTACAACAGTCTTTGCACGTCTAAAGGACTATAAGAACATCATAAAGATAGAGTTTCCTTATTATATTGATGATGATGAGGAAATAAAGAATATCCTCTCAATATTAAAGGATAATTCCACAGAAGGCTATCCATATCTTCTAAAGAAGGCACATAAGGATGTTGTAATTTCAAATCAGAATATGACAAGTCTGTCTAATGTAATAGGATTTTTAGACAAGTCTGGAAGGGAAATGTTGGATTAG